The Streptomyces sp. NBC_01363 region CTGCGTGCGCGATACTGGGATTGAACCAGTGACCTCTTCCGTGTCAGGGAAGCGCTCTCCCGCTGAGCTAATCGCGCGGGGGATCCTTGCGGATCAGTGGACGATACTGGGATTGAACCAGTGACCTCTTCCGTGTCAGGGAAGCGCTCTCCCGCTGAGCTAATCGTCCTTGGAGGTGGAGACGGGATTTGAACCCGTGTAGACGGCTTTGCAGGCCGTTGCCTCGCCTCTCGGCCACTCCACCAGGAGTGGGGGCTCGGGAAGATCCCCCACTTTCTGCGAGCGGACGACCAGGTTCGAACTGGCGACCTCAACCTTGGCAAGGTTGCGCTCTACCAACTGAGCTACGTCCGCTTGTCTTTCCCGGTCCGCTTGCGCGTCCCGGCGACGTGTTGAACTCTAGCGGATTCCCGGGCCAGTACAAAAACGCGTTTGTGCAGCGTGCTGAGGTGCACCCGGCCCGGCGCAGGTCATCGTGCGCCGCCCTAGACTCGACGGCGTGCACGACCTCGCTCCAATGGCCCGCTTCGGCGGCCTCGTCGCCTCCGATCTGCAGGACGTGACCAGTGATCCCACAGCCCTCGGATCGTCCGGCTTCTGGGCCGTATCCGCCGATTTCGAGGGCCGACTCGTCTGCGCGCGCTTCGGCTCCGTACGTACGCGGGCGGTACCCGCACCCGTGCGGGGCGCCTGGCGCGGGCCCGCGGCCGGCGACTGGAACTCGTCGCTGGACCGCGCCGCGTACATCGCGGGCGTACGGCGGATCCGCGAGTACATCGCGGCGGGCGAGGTCTACCAGGCCAACCTCTGCCGGGTGATGACCGCGCCGCTGCCCGACCCGGGTGCCGCGGACGTGGACGCGCTGACCGCGCTGCTCGCCCGTGGCAACCCCGCCCCGTACGCAGGAACGATTCGGCTTCCCGGGCACGGTGTGGAGATCGCCACCGCGTCCCCCGAACTCTTCCTGAGCCGGGACGGCCGGACCATCGAGTCGGGGCCGATCAAGGGCACCGGCCGCACCGAGGCCGATCTCCTGGAGAAGGACCACGCGGAGAACGTGATGATCGTCGACCTGGTCCGCAACGACCTGGGCCGGGTCTGCGCCACGGGATCGGTCACCGTCCCCGACCTCTGCGTGGTCGAGAAGCACCCCGGCCTGGTCCACCTCGTCTCCACCGTGCGCGGCGAGCTCGCCGAGGGCGCCGGCTGGCCCGAGCTCCTCGACGCCGCGTTTCCGCCCGGCTCCGTCACCGGGGCACCCAAGTCCAGCGCCCTGCGGATCATCGAGGAGCTGGAGACCGCGCCGCGCGGGCCCTACTGCGGAGGCATCGGCTGGGTCGACGCCGACCGCCGCACCGCATCGCTCGCCGTCGGCATACGCACCTTCTGGATCGACCGGACCGGCACCGCCCCGGTCCTCCGCTTCGGTACCGGAGCCGGCATCACCTGGGGCTCGGACCCGGAACGCGAGTGGGACGAGACCGAACTCAAGGCGTCCAGGCTGCTCGCTGTAGCGTCGGGCGCTCACGAAGCAACCGGAAGGACCGCGTGATGAGGATTTGGGTCAACGGCGAACTGCGCGACGCCGAAGACGCCAGGGTGTCCGTGCTCGACCACGGACTCACCGTGGGGGACGGCATCTTCGAGACGGTCAAGACCGTCGGCGGCAGGCCCTTCGCCCTCACCCGCCACCTCGACCGGCTGACCCGCTCGGCCCGCGGCCTCGGACTCCCCGCCCCCGATGTCGACGAGGTCCGCCGTGCCTGCGCCGACGTCATCGAGGCCAACCCGATGGCACTCGGCAGGCTGCGCATCACCTACACCGGAGGACTCTCCCCGCTCGGCTCCGACCGCGGCGACGCCGGCCCCGGCCTGGTCGTCGCCCTCGGCGAGGCGGCCCGCCGTCCCGACACCACCGCCGTGATCACCGTCCCCTGGACGCGCAACGAACGCGGCGCGCTCACCGGGCTCAAGACCACTTCGTACGCCGAGAACGTCGTCGCCCTCGCCCGTGCCCACGAGCACGGTGCTTCGGAGGCGCTCTTCGCCAACACGGCCGGGCAGCTCTGTGAAGGAACCGGGTCCAATGTCTTCGTCGTCCTCGACGGTCAGCTGCACACCCCGCCGGTCGCCTCCGGCTGCCTGGCCGGGATCACCCGCGCGCTGGCCGTGGAGTGGACGGGCGCACAGGAGACCGAGCTGCCCTTCGACGTCCTGGAGCGGGCCGAGGAGATCTTCCTGACCTCGACCCTGCGCGATGTGCAGGCCGTCCACCGGGTGGACGGCCGGGAACTGCCCGGCGGGCCCGGACCGGCGACCGCCAAGGCCATGCGGATCTTCGACGAGCGGGCCGGCGACGACCTCGACCCGTAAATCGGGGTGACGGGCCGGGCCCCAGCGGATAGAACATCTCCGATGACCACCACCCTCCGGCCGACCGGGCCGATCCAGCAAGGCACCGACGGTGCGAAGAACCGCGCGTACGACGTGTGCGACAACGGGCGGCCCGTCGGCTCCCTCGAGATCGGCACCGACGCCGCGTTCGGTACGGCCACCGGCGAGCTGCGCTCCCTGACCATCGACGAACCGAGCCGGCGCCGGGGCCGCGGCACCATCGCCGTGCTCGCCGCCGAGGAGGTGCTGCGCGGATGGGGCTGCGGCCAGGTGCACCTGTCGGTGCCGGAGGGCAACGAGGGGGCCGGGCGCCTGGCGGCCGCACTCGGGTACACCGAGCGCAGCCGCAACATGCTCAAGGGCCTCGGCCCGACGGCCCCCGTGCTCCCGGACGGTGTCGTGGCCAGGGAGATGACGGCCGAGGAGTTCGCGGCCTGGCAGCGCACCAGTGTCGACACGTACGCACAGTCCTGGATCGACCAGGGTGTTCCGGTCGAGCAGGCCAGGCACAAGTCCCGCTCCGACCACGCCCGCAACCTGCCGGCCGGAATGGACACCGAGGGCATGCACTTCCATGTCCTCGTCGCCGGGGGAGTGGTCGCCGGCCATGTGTGGGTGTCGGTGCGCGAGAGTGACGACGGCGAGGCGACCGGCTTCGTCTACGACGTGGAGGTGGACGAGGAGTACCGGGGCCGCGGCCACGGGCGTGCCCTGATGCAGCAGGCGGAGCACATCACCCTGGCCGCGGGCGCCCGACGCCTCGGACTGCATGTGTTCGCCGCCAACACGCCCGCCCTGCGGCTGTACGGGTCGCTCGGATACCGGACGACTCAGTACAACCTGGCCAAGAACCTCTGAGGGCCGGGCCGCTCAGCCCCGCTCGGCGAGCAGCCGGTCGGCGATCTCCTCGATCCGTTCGCGCAGCCCGTCCTGGCTCTTGCCGCCGTCCAGCCGCTCGTCGCCGATCACATACGTCGGGGTGCCGGTGACTCCGATCGCCTTGCCCTCGGCCTGGTCGGCGTCGACGATCAGCATGTGGCGTCCGTCGATCAGCGCGGTGTCCATCTCCTCGGCGTCCAGGCCGAGTTCCCGCGCCACCTCGACGAGCAGCGGCTCGCCGGTGTGGGCGAGATCGGCGGTACGGGCGAGCACCGCCTCGATGTACGGCCAGTCCTTGCCCTGGGCCGCCGCCTCCTCGGCGGCCTGCGCGGCGGCGTAGGCGTGCTTGTGCTTCTCCAGCGGGAAGTGCCGCAGCCGTACGTCCAGCCGGTCGCCGTACTTGGCCCGCAGGGCGTGCACATCGGAGAGGGCCTGGTGACAGTCGGGGCACTGGAGCTCGCACCAGATGTCGAGGACGACGGGGGCCGCAGGGGTGGAATCGCTCATGCGGCCAGTCTCCCAGGGCCCGCGCGAGCCTCCCAATCGGCACCCGGTCCACCCAGGCTCCGTACGACCCACGCACCGCCGATCGGCACCTGGGGAGGATCCCGGCCCTGAAATGTCCCTGATGCGGTCCGGGATCGTGGCCGCCGGGGCGGTCGCCGGTGCAGGATGGAAGGGACGTTTCCCCTTGCGCCTGGAGGCACCGATGCTTGCCGAGACCATCTGCTCCGCGGTGTCAGCGGCGGGCCTGGGCATCGCCGCCGTCACCGCTTGGCGAAAGCGCTTCCTCGCCGCGACCCGGATCGCCGCCTACTCCCTGGTCCCGATCGCACTGGTGCTGACCGGGGTCGTGGACTGGGTCGCCGGAATCGCCTTCAAGCCGAGTGTCTGGCTCGGTTTCGGGCTGCTCGCCGTGGCCTGGCTGCTGTTCACGACCACGCGCGCGATCGAGCGCCGGGGCGGCGGCACCCGCAAGGAGCGCAGGGCCGCCGCACGGGCGGCGCAGGGCGAGGCGGTCGCCCCCGCGGCCTCGGCGCCCTCTCTGGGGTCGGGGCTCCCGGAGTCCCGGGCGCAGGCGCGTCCCAAGGCGAAGTCCAGGCAGCAGTCCGACGCGCCGGGCGAGGACTTCAGCGACATCGAGGCCATCCTGAAGAAGCACGGCATCTGACCCCTGCCCCCGGTCCGGGAGCGGGGGGTGTCCATAGTGGGTGAATCGATTCATTGATGATTCTTGACGGTGCCCGGACGCGGGGCTAGCTTGTCCCGATCGGATTGAAACAATTCATTCCACGGGTGGGCGGCCCGGGTGGGCGGCCCATAATGCCGTCCGTACGATGGGGGCACGCCGCGGACCGGTGCGGCCGAAGTCATCAGTGGGGCAGGGCAAGTGGCGCGTGTGGCAGGGATCAAGGATGTGGCCCGGCAGGCCGGAGTATCCGTGGGCACCGTGTCCAACGTGATCAACCGGCCGGAGGCGGTGCTGCCGGAGACCCGTGCCCGGGTGCTCGCCGCCATCGAGGAACTCGGCTACGTGCGCAGCGAGTCGGCGCGCCAGCTCAGGGCGGGCCGCAGCCGGATCATGGCCCTGCTCGTCCTCGACATGGGCAACCCGTTCTTCGTGGACGTGGCCCGTGGCGCCGAGCGCGCCGCCCGTGCGGCCGGTCTCGGTGTCATGGTCTGCAACAGCGACCAGAGCCCGGCGGAGGAGGCCGAGTATCTCGGACTCTTCGCCGAGCAGCGGGTCTGCGGCGTGCTGGTCACCCCGGCCGACGCGACCGGCCGGAACCTGGAGGCGTTCAGCCGTCACCGGATCCCCTTCGTGCTGGTGGACCGGGTGGCGCCCGGCACGGGGACCTGCGCGGTCTCCGTCGACGACGTCCGCGGCGGCGCGCTCGCCGTCGGTCATCTGGTCGCGGCCGGTCATCGCTCGGTGGCGTACGTCAGCGGGCCGGGCGACCTCCATCAGATCAGGGACCGGCGCGAAGGCGCCCTGTCGGCCCTCGCCGACGCCGGGCTGCCGCCCGAGGCGCTCGTCGAGATCCCTTCCGACCGGCTGGACGTGGCGGCGGGCCGCGACGCCGGGGCCCGGCTGCTCGGCCTCGTGCCCCGGCCGACCGCGGTGTTCTGCGCCAACGACCTGCTTGCCCTGGGTGTGCTCCAGGCCCTGTACGCGGCGGGCGTCGGGGTGCCGCACGACATCGCCATCGTCGGCTACGACGACATCGAGTTCGCCGCCGCCGCTGCCGTCCCGCTCACCTCGGTCCGCCAGCCCGCGGTCGTGATGGGCAGGATGGCCGCGGAGCTCCTGCTGGAGGAGTCGGACGACGAGGACGGCACCCACGAGCACCGCAGTGTGGTGCTCCAGCCGGAGCTCGTGGTGCGGGCCTCCAGCTCGACGCCACGCTGAGACCGCGGCGGGGTCGACTGCCTGCTCGCCGGATCCCGAATTCACCGCGTACGGGACGGTGTTGGCCGATCGGGTCGTTCGAGGGTCGGCGTATCGGCCTTCGGATCCGCGGAGTTGCGGCCCGGGAGCGCTCCGGGCGCCGTACCGAATGTGTGGCGGCCGATCGGACGCCGGAGCGAATTGTGACCGGTCGGGGTGGGTGAACTCCCGGTGCGAAAAGGCGTATTGATCGCCAACGGGGTCCCGAGTGAGTCATGATCGTCCCGAGATGGTGGACACCTCCCGGGGCGATGCCCCCGCACCCCCTGCCGAAGAGCCGCGCGGCTGCCTCTTCGCGCTTTCCCAGCCCCCTTTGATGATCTTCCTCACGGTGGTCGGCGGCCTGCTGCTGATGGCCGCGTTGCATGATCTCTTCATGCTGTGAGCGGTCAGCCGGCCGCTTCCTTGCGGCGTGCCCGGTACGCGGCCACATGCAGACGGTTGCCGCAGGTGCGGCTGGAGCAGTAGCGGCGGGAGCGGTTTCGGGACAGGTCGACGAAGGCGTGCCGGCAGTCCGGCGCCTCGCACCGCCGCAGCCGTTCCTGCTCGCCCGCCACCACGATGAAGGCCAGCGCCATGCCGCAGTCGGCCGCGAGGTGGTCGGCGATCGACGCGTCGGGTGCGAAGTAGTGCACATGCCAGTCGTAGCCGTCGTGGTTGCTGAGCTGGGGCGTCGTGCCGGCGGCCGCGACGAGCGCGTTGACGAGCGAGGCGGCGGTCTGCGCGTCGTCCGTCGCGAAGATCTCGGCGAAGCGCGTCCGTACGTCCCGTACGGCCCGGAGGTCCTTCTCGTGGAGCTCGCCCACGCCGCTGATGCGATGGCGCCGCGCGAAGTCGTACAGCGCTTCGATGTGGGCGAGGCCGTCGCTCCGCTCGCCTTCCGGCTGCCCGCTCGACGGTGGTTCGCTCTCCGGTGCGGTGTTCACCAGGTCGACCACCGTGTCGAGGGCGATCCGGGTGTCGTGGGGGATCAGCACGCTTTCGCTCCCTGCCTCCCGGCGGGCCGGTGTCCGCCGATGCGGGCTGACTCTACTGGCTCGGCCGCGGCGCACAGCGGCCCGAGAGGGCCCGCAGGGGGTGAGGGGAGCGGATACCGGCCAACGGGCGGGTACCCCTGGCCGGTGGACGGCTGCCCGGGGCGTGAAGGGGCGCTACGGGCCCGGCGCGCGCACCGGCGCCGTCACCACGGTGGATTCCGTGATGACGGCGCCGGTGTCAGCCGTATGAAGTTTTCCGCGCGGCGCCGTCGCCCCGAGTCGGACGGCGCCGTGCAGCTCTCGGCCTGGCTCAGCTCTCGGCCAGGATGTGTGAGAGCTCCGTATCGAGGTCGAAGTGACGATGCTCGGTGCCTGGCGGCACCGCGGCGTCGGTCCGCTTCAGGAACGACTCCAGGGCCCTCGCCGGGGCTTCGAGCAGTGCTTCGCCCTCTGGGGAGCTCAGCGCGATGCAGACGACGCCCTGGCCGTGACTACGGGATGGCCAGACGCGGACGTCTCCGGTGCCGGTGGGCCGGTGCAGCCCTTCGGCAAGGAGGTCGCGGGCGAATACCCATTCGACCGTCTCCTCCGCTCCGGTATGGAAGGTGGCGTGCACGGCATACGGATCGGCCGTGTCATACCGCAGGCCCGCGGGTACAGGCAGTGAGGACTCGCTCGACACAACGAGGCGCAGGTGCAGCTCGCAGCTGACCGTGGTGTTCATAAGCGCCAGGGCCTTTCGCTCAGTGTGCGCTCGGGGATTCGCACGTCGGCGAAATCGACATGCCACCTACGGTGGCGTTGTAAACCCCTCTGACCTTTTTGTGTTCCTTCAGGTAGCTCGTACGGCGGTGTGTAACTTTCGGTTATGCGGCCATTCCGGTGATGAAGGCCGTTCCGGTAGGTTGGCTCCTATGAATGCGGAGCGTGATGTGCGGGACGGAGACGCCGCACCGGCGACACCGGTGTCCGCCGCGGGGGACAGGGCGGAAAGCGTGACGGGTGAGGTCACGGAGGGTGTGACCAAGGAGCGGGGGCTCGGCTCCCGGGCGCCCGGGTTCATCAAGGCATCCAGGGCGCTGCACATGAGCTGGCAGGTCGGCGTCTTCGTGGTCGGCTTCGCCGTGGTCGTGGCGGGCATCATCATGCTGCCGCTGCCCGGCCCCGGCTGGTTGGTGATCTTCGGGGGCATGGCGATCTGGGCGACCGAATTCGTCTGGGCGCAGCTGGTGCTCCGCTGGACCAGGCGGAAGGTCACCGAGGCCGCCCAGCGGGCGCTCGACCCCAAGGTCCGGCGGCGCAACATCATCCTCACGTCGATCGGTCTGGTGATCATCGTGGTGCTGGTGGGGATCTACGTCTGGAAGTTCGGCATCACCATGCCGTGGAAGATCCACGAGTGACCCGGGGGTGGTCATGGGGCGCCGCTGACATGGGGTAATGTTTGGCCTGCGCCCGGGGCGATTAGCTCAGTGGGAGAGCGCTTCGTTCACACCGAAGAGGTCACTGGTTCGAACCCAGTATCGCCCACCCCGGACAGAGGGCCCGTGAGACCGCAGAGTCTCACGGGCCCTCTGCGTTTCCCGCGTCCGGCCGGCCCGCCGGGTCCCGGCCGGTGTCTTCGAAGAAGATTCACAAGCGCTTTCGGGAACGATTCAATCCGGGTGGCGGTGGACGGGCGGGATCCGGTAATCGAGCAGTGGCATCCGGATATCGCGGCCGGACGTACTTCCGGGACCGCGAGAATTCCTGGAAAGGCTTCGGTCTTCGGTATCCGAGGGCAATGCCCCCGACGATTCCGGAACTCCCGCCGAAAATTCCGAGGGTGCGACGACGGGTGCGAACTGCTTGATTTCACGGGTGAGTTCGCCGTGGCCGCTCCCTCGTCCGGTACGCCTTCGGGGCGGACCTGGGGTCCGCCGGCCGGCCCGTGGCCCGAGCAGGGCGCTCCGGGCCGGCCGTGCGACGCACCGTCAGCGCATCCGGCCCACGGTCTCCTTCAGTCGCCGCGCATCGCGCAGCCGCTGTTCGTACGTCGCCCCGACCACCAGGAGCAGCACCCCGGCCAGGGCGGGCGGCAGCCAGCGCGGGAGCGCGCCGACGACCTGGACCACGTACGGCGCCAGTTCGTGCACGGCGTCCATGGCCAGCACCGCGCCACCGAGCAGCAGCAGCGCCTGCAGGCGCAGCCGGGCGCCCGCCAGCGTGATCGCCAGTGCCGCCACACCGAGCAGCAGCGGGCGCAGCCAGTGCGGATCGACCCAGGCCGCGAAGAGGCTCGGGACCAGCGTGGCCGCGAGACCCGCCCCGTACGCCGTCCACGACGACGCCTCCGGGTCGCGACGACGGCGCAGCACACCGACCGCCAGGGCGGGCACCGTCACCGGCAGCGTGTACGCCTCCGGGTCTGGCACCCCCGAGGCCGAGAGCCGCACCCAGGTCGCCAGGACGAACAGCGCCACCGCCAGATACCCGGCCACCGGCCGCCGTTCGGCCCGTACGGCCGTGCCCGCCGCCAGCACCCCGCTCAGCGCCAGCACCAGTGCCAGGAACGGCCGGTCCGGCACCGCCATGACCAAGGCCACCGCAGCCGATGCGGCCCCGGTCAGCTCGACCGGAAGAGCAGCCGGGCGGCCCCGCAACCGGGCCCCGAGCAGCACCGTCACCCCGGGGACGACCAGCATGAGCGGCGCCGCCCGGTACCCGGCAAGCCCCAGCGACGCCCCGGTCGCACGGGCGAGCACCATCCCGCACACCACGGCCCCGCACGCCGGCACCGCCTGCGCGGTCCGCAGCGCCCGAACCGCGCGCACCGCGCGGGCGTCCGGCAGCGCCCACGCGGCCTGGATCGCGCCGCCTTCGAACAGCACCGCGGCCGCCCCGAGCACCACCAGCAGCACCGCGAACACCGCGTACGTCGCACCCTCCGCCGCGAGCGAGAGGAACCCCGTGCTCACCGCACCGATCAGCCCACACACCAGCGCGGTCGTCCCCACGGCACTCGGCCCGCGGCGCAGAGCCCGTACCGCCACCGCGAACGCCCCGGCGACCAGCACCGACTGCACCGACACGGCCGCCGCGTACGACAGCCCCAGTACCGCGGGCAACGCGGTGAGCCCCGCCCAGCAGAGGGCCGACGCGACGGCCCCCGCCGCACTCCGCCAGGCCGCACCCGGCGAAAGCACCGGCCCGGCCGCCCGTACCAGCCGGGCCCACGACCGGTGCGCAAGACCCAGCAGACCGGCCACCGTCAGCAACACCACCGGGGCCGCGGCCAGGTGGGACCAGGCCAGACCCTCCGTACCCAGGGCTCCCCGGACACCGCCGCCGGGGGCGCCGGACCACACCCGGGCCAGCTGCGACACCGTACCCATCAGCGACATGCCGACCGGCGGCGCCGCGGACACCACCGCGGCCGCGGTCACCGCCGACGAGGCCCACACCAGCCCCTGCCCGACCGGGCGCGGCAGCGGCGCGCGCAGCGCGGCCAACAGCACCACACCGCACAGCAGATACACCGGCACCGACCAGCCCCAGTCCATTCCGGCACGCAGCACACCGCCCACCGCGGCCACCCCGCACAACCCGGCCAGCACGCCGCCGGCCACCGCGAGACCCCTGGGCGCACGCCACGCCCCGAACAGCGCGACCGCCGCACCCGCGAGCAGCAGCGCGGCCGGCGCCACCGCGCCCGACGCCGCACCGGCGGACACCGACTGCGCCAGGGCCACCAGCAGTCCCAGCAGGCCCGTCGTCCAGCAGCCGACACAGGCCGTCACCCGGACCGCGACGCCCGGACCCCACACCGCGATCGCGCAGCCCAGCGCCGCCGTCAGCAGCAGCGCCCAGCCGAACACCGAGGCGCCCGCGTCCGCCGACCAGGCCCACAGCAGCAGCGGCAGCTGAGCGCTCACCACCGCCAGGGGGAGCGGCAGTCGCAGCCGGCCGAGCAGCAGCCCGTACGCGCCCCACAGCACCGCCAGCACCGCCGAGGCGACCGCGGCGAATCCGGGACCGTCGGCGTCCGGCGCCGCCACCCGGTGCAGCGCGTAGGCATCGAGGATCAACAGCACGGACGCCAGGGCGCCGAGCGACTCGGCCGTCGCGGACAGCCCACGACGCAGCAGCACGGCGGGTGCGGCGAGCGCCGCGATCGTCACCACGGCGAGCACTGCCGAGCGGCCGGAGATCCCCATGTGGCCCCAGCTGACCAGGGTGAACGCGATCGCCGCGATCGTCAGCAGCAGACCGCCCAGGGTGAGCAGCACATTCTGCGCACTGCGCGCCCCGGCCTGCGCGGCAGGCGGCCCGAAAGGAGCCGCGAACGGAGCCGTCGGCCGGGCCGGCGAGGGCGGCCCGAACGGGGTGGTGAACTGCGGCGCCGGCGGCGCGGCAGGAGGCCCGGCGG contains the following coding sequences:
- a CDS encoding LacI family DNA-binding transcriptional regulator encodes the protein MARVAGIKDVARQAGVSVGTVSNVINRPEAVLPETRARVLAAIEELGYVRSESARQLRAGRSRIMALLVLDMGNPFFVDVARGAERAARAAGLGVMVCNSDQSPAEEAEYLGLFAEQRVCGVLVTPADATGRNLEAFSRHRIPFVLVDRVAPGTGTCAVSVDDVRGGALAVGHLVAAGHRSVAYVSGPGDLHQIRDRREGALSALADAGLPPEALVEIPSDRLDVAAGRDAGARLLGLVPRPTAVFCANDLLALGVLQALYAAGVGVPHDIAIVGYDDIEFAAAAAVPLTSVRQPAVVMGRMAAELLLEESDDEDGTHEHRSVVLQPELVVRASSSTPR
- a CDS encoding aminotransferase class IV, producing the protein MRIWVNGELRDAEDARVSVLDHGLTVGDGIFETVKTVGGRPFALTRHLDRLTRSARGLGLPAPDVDEVRRACADVIEANPMALGRLRITYTGGLSPLGSDRGDAGPGLVVALGEAARRPDTTAVITVPWTRNERGALTGLKTTSYAENVVALARAHEHGASEALFANTAGQLCEGTGSNVFVVLDGQLHTPPVASGCLAGITRALAVEWTGAQETELPFDVLERAEEIFLTSTLRDVQAVHRVDGRELPGGPGPATAKAMRIFDERAGDDLDP
- a CDS encoding CGNR zinc finger domain-containing protein is translated as MLIPHDTRIALDTVVDLVNTAPESEPPSSGQPEGERSDGLAHIEALYDFARRHRISGVGELHEKDLRAVRDVRTRFAEIFATDDAQTAASLVNALVAAAGTTPQLSNHDGYDWHVHYFAPDASIADHLAADCGMALAFIVVAGEQERLRRCEAPDCRHAFVDLSRNRSRRYCSSRTCGNRLHVAAYRARRKEAAG
- a CDS encoding TIGR02611 family protein, coding for MNAERDVRDGDAAPATPVSAAGDRAESVTGEVTEGVTKERGLGSRAPGFIKASRALHMSWQVGVFVVGFAVVVAGIIMLPLPGPGWLVIFGGMAIWATEFVWAQLVLRWTRRKVTEAAQRALDPKVRRRNIILTSIGLVIIVVLVGIYVWKFGITMPWKIHE
- a CDS encoding DsbA family protein, which produces MSDSTPAAPVVLDIWCELQCPDCHQALSDVHALRAKYGDRLDVRLRHFPLEKHKHAYAAAQAAEEAAAQGKDWPYIEAVLARTADLAHTGEPLLVEVARELGLDAEEMDTALIDGRHMLIVDADQAEGKAIGVTGTPTYVIGDERLDGGKSQDGLRERIEEIADRLLAERG
- a CDS encoding SCO7613 C-terminal domain-containing membrane protein, coding for MEHVPPPAEELALLDSELARLDARRSQLLVRRTWLLSVLTPPAGPPAAPPAPQFTTPFGPPSPARPTAPFAAPFGPPAAQAGARSAQNVLLTLGGLLLTIAAIAFTLVSWGHMGISGRSAVLAVVTIAALAAPAVLLRRGLSATAESLGALASVLLILDAYALHRVAAPDADGPGFAAVASAVLAVLWGAYGLLLGRLRLPLPLAVVSAQLPLLLWAWSADAGASVFGWALLLTAALGCAIAVWGPGVAVRVTACVGCWTTGLLGLLVALAQSVSAGAASGAVAPAALLLAGAAVALFGAWRAPRGLAVAGGVLAGLCGVAAVGGVLRAGMDWGWSVPVYLLCGVVLLAALRAPLPRPVGQGLVWASSAVTAAAVVSAAPPVGMSLMGTVSQLARVWSGAPGGGVRGALGTEGLAWSHLAAAPVVLLTVAGLLGLAHRSWARLVRAAGPVLSPGAAWRSAAGAVASALCWAGLTALPAVLGLSYAAAVSVQSVLVAGAFAVAVRALRRGPSAVGTTALVCGLIGAVSTGFLSLAAEGATYAVFAVLLVVLGAAAVLFEGGAIQAAWALPDARAVRAVRALRTAQAVPACGAVVCGMVLARATGASLGLAGYRAAPLMLVVPGVTVLLGARLRGRPAALPVELTGAASAAVALVMAVPDRPFLALVLALSGVLAAGTAVRAERRPVAGYLAVALFVLATWVRLSASGVPDPEAYTLPVTVPALAVGVLRRRRDPEASSWTAYGAGLAATLVPSLFAAWVDPHWLRPLLLGVAALAITLAGARLRLQALLLLGGAVLAMDAVHELAPYVVQVVGALPRWLPPALAGVLLLVVGATYEQRLRDARRLKETVGRMR
- a CDS encoding GNAT family N-acetyltransferase, with translation MTTTLRPTGPIQQGTDGAKNRAYDVCDNGRPVGSLEIGTDAAFGTATGELRSLTIDEPSRRRGRGTIAVLAAEEVLRGWGCGQVHLSVPEGNEGAGRLAAALGYTERSRNMLKGLGPTAPVLPDGVVAREMTAEEFAAWQRTSVDTYAQSWIDQGVPVEQARHKSRSDHARNLPAGMDTEGMHFHVLVAGGVVAGHVWVSVRESDDGEATGFVYDVEVDEEYRGRGHGRALMQQAEHITLAAGARRLGLHVFAANTPALRLYGSLGYRTTQYNLAKNL
- a CDS encoding chorismate-binding protein, with amino-acid sequence MARFGGLVASDLQDVTSDPTALGSSGFWAVSADFEGRLVCARFGSVRTRAVPAPVRGAWRGPAAGDWNSSLDRAAYIAGVRRIREYIAAGEVYQANLCRVMTAPLPDPGAADVDALTALLARGNPAPYAGTIRLPGHGVEIATASPELFLSRDGRTIESGPIKGTGRTEADLLEKDHAENVMIVDLVRNDLGRVCATGSVTVPDLCVVEKHPGLVHLVSTVRGELAEGAGWPELLDAAFPPGSVTGAPKSSALRIIEELETAPRGPYCGGIGWVDADRRTASLAVGIRTFWIDRTGTAPVLRFGTGAGITWGSDPEREWDETELKASRLLAVASGAHEATGRTA
- a CDS encoding SsgA family sporulation/cell division regulator translates to MNTTVSCELHLRLVVSSESSLPVPAGLRYDTADPYAVHATFHTGAEETVEWVFARDLLAEGLHRPTGTGDVRVWPSRSHGQGVVCIALSSPEGEALLEAPARALESFLKRTDAAVPPGTEHRHFDLDTELSHILAES